The Lycium ferocissimum isolate CSIRO_LF1 chromosome 1, AGI_CSIRO_Lferr_CH_V1, whole genome shotgun sequence genome includes a region encoding these proteins:
- the LOC132056074 gene encoding potassium channel KAT3-like, whose product MSFSYAKYSGFFSSDLLPSLGTKINQETKLRKYIISPFNLRYRAWEVFLLIFVIYTAWITPFESAFLIYRIDALVIFDNIVNCLFAIDIFLNFFMAYLDKESYILVDDPKKIAIRYLSTWFIFDVCSTLLFHAFFFIDHKESGVGFKLLSMLRLWRLRRVSALFARLEKDIRFNYFWTRYAKLISVTLFAVHCAGCFNYVIADRYPDTKRTWIGAANPNFKEESLWDRYITSLYWSIVTLTTTGYGDLVAENPREMLFDIFYMLFNLGLTSYIIGNMTNLVVHWTGYTRNFRDKVEAAQEFAKRNQLSPRIQEQILSHICLKFKTEALQQKETMSVLPKAIRSSIAHYRFLPIVQNISLFQGVSRELLFQLVPEMEAEYFPPNEDVILQNEAQTDLYIIVSGALDFLADIDGHEQIIGKAVAGESFGEIGVLFGRPQPYAVRTTEISQILCLSRKTLLNILRANPEDERIIMRNLVLKRQGFGGFDYVESDSSLVFNNWSNRGTNDQGCSHVAQQDTPTNPSDLISIDIQNLEAREKKQVANEGESYGCNSELNEQKGNFISLDEETRSRQFKPSRNEVPCCSSYSGNGSQSGTKGSKHINKRVTIHMKKNNNSLKEQNGKLIILPDTLKELFRVAGQRFGDYNLKKVVNAEDVEIDEIDVIRDGDHLFFLSTDCLCIESNMM is encoded by the exons ATGTCATTTTCTTATGCCAAATACTCTGGTTTCTTCTCCAGCGATCTCCTTCCTTCTCTTGGAACCAAAATTAACCAGGAAACAAAGCTTCGAAAATATATCATTTCGCCCTTCAATCTTCGTTACAG GGCTTGGGAGGTGTTTCTACTCATATTTGTAATCTACACGGCGTGGATTACGCCTTTTGAGTCTGCATTTCTGATATACAGAATAGATGCCTTGGTCATCTTTGACAACATTGTCAACTGCCTCTTTGCTATTGACATTTTCCTTAACTTCTTTATGGCTTATCTTGATAAAGAATCATATATTCTTGTTGATGATCCTAAGAAGATAGCAATAAG GTACTTATCAACCTGGTTCATATTTGATGTTTGTTCCACTTTACTATTTCATGCTTTCTTCTTTATTGATCACAAAGAAAGTGGAGTTGGGTTTAAATTGCTCAGTATGCTCAGACTTTGGCGTCTTAGAAGAGTCAGTGCCCTGTTTGCAAG GCTTGAGAAGGACATCCGTTTTAACTATTTCTGGACACGATATGCAAAACTGATCTCT GTAACTTTGTTTGCAGTGCATTGTGCTGGATGCTTTAACTATGTGATTGCAGATAGATATCCTGATACAAAAAGAACATGGATTGGTGCAGCAAATCCCAACTTCAAGGAAGAAAGCCTTTGGGACAGATATATAACTTCACTCTATTGGTCTATTGTTACACTAACAACAACTGGTTATGGAGACTTGGTTGCTGAGAACCCAAGGGAGATGCTCTTTGACATCTTTTACATGTTATTCAACTTGGGATTGACATCTTACATCATTGGAAACATGACAAATCTTGTAGTTCACTGGACCGGCTACACTCGAAATTTC AGGGATAAAGTGGAAGCAGCTCAAGAATTTGCGAAACGGAATCAGTTGTCACCAAGGATACAAGAACAGATTTTGTCACATATCTGTCTCAAGTTCAAAACTGAAGCATTGCAACAAAAGGAGACCATGAGTGTGCTGCCAAAAGCCATCAGATCAAGCATTGCACATTACCGGTTTTTGCCAATAGTTCAAAATATCAGTCTGTTCCAAGGTGTTTCCAGGGAATTGCTTTTCCAACTG GTTCCTGAAATGGAAGCTGAATATTTCCCTCCCAACGAAGATGTGATTTTACAAAATGAGGCTCAAACAGATTTGTATATAATAGTCTCTGGAGCATTG GATTTCCTAGCAGATATCGATGGACATGAACAA ATCATTGGAAAGGCTGTTGCTGGAGAGTCATTTGGAGAAATAGGCGTTTTATTTGGAAGGCCACAACCATATGCTGTCAGAACAACTGAAATTTCTCAAATATTATGCCTCAGCAGGAAAACATTATTGAACATTCTTCGCGCCAACCCAGAAGATGAACGGATTATAATGAGAAATCTTGTTCTG AAACGGCAAGGATTTGGAGGCTTTGATTATGTTGAAAGTGACTCGAGTTTGGTCTTCAACAACTGGTCAAATAGAGGAACAAATGACCAAGGCTGTTCTCATGTTGCACAACAAGATACACCAACCAATCCTAGTGACTTGATTAGTATAGATATCCAAAATTTAGAAGCTAGAGAAAAGAAACAAGTAGCAAATGAAGGTGAAAGTTATGGATGTAACAGCGAGTTAAATGAGCAGAAAGGCAATTTCATTTCATTAGATGAAGAAACAAGGAGCAGACAATTCAAGCCTTCAAGAAATGAGGTCCCGTGTTGTTCTTCTTATTCAGGTAATGGAAGTCAAAGTGGTACAAAAGGGTCAAAACACATCAACAAGAGAGTTACCATTCACATGAAAAAGAACAACAATTCATTGAAGGAGCAGAATGGAAAGCTAATAATACTACCTGATACACTAAAAGAGCTATTCCGAGTAGCAG GTCAAAGATTTGGGGACTACAATCTCAAGAAAGTTGTAAATGCAGAAGATGTAGAAATAGATGAGATAGATGTCATTAGAGATGGAGATCACTTGTTTTTCCTTTCAACTGATTGCTTATGTATAGAAAGTAATATGATGTGA